One region of Pogona vitticeps strain Pit_001003342236 chromosome 1, PviZW2.1, whole genome shotgun sequence genomic DNA includes:
- the LOC110078306 gene encoding olfactory receptor 5G29-like — MQFLLFIGVLVVYLTTLMGNFGMILLIWSDSQLHTPMYFFLCKLSFVDLCYSSVITPKMLMGFLVGSNIISLAGCAAQMWLFGLFVATECYLLAAMAYDRYVAISKPLLYTVIMSKKVCALLIIGPYFVGLLNGTLHTSLTFQSTFCKSTINHFFCDIPAVLSLSCSDTSFNMIVLSGLSCTLGTLSSSIVIISYIYIFIATLRIRSREGRCKAFSTCSSHLTAVSVFFGTLFFIYVRPSSAPAINEDKMVSLFYTVMIPMLNPLIYSLRNKEVKDAAKRVFRRKRFFWCISCSAAGQ; from the coding sequence ATGCAGTTCCTGCTCTTCATCGGTGTCCTAGTGGTCTACCTTACCACCCTTATGGGGAACTTTGGAATGATCTTGTTAATCTGGAGTGACTCTCAACTTCATACTCCCATGTACTTTTTCCTCTGCAAGCTGTCCTTTGTTGATCTCTGCTATTCTTCCGTCATCACACCCAAAATGTTAATGGGCTTTTTGGTGGGAAGCAACATTATTTCCTTGGCTGGATGTGCAGCTCAGATGTGGCTTTTTGGCCTATTTGTTGCCACAGAGTGCTACCTCTTGGCTGCAATGGCTTATGATCGGTATGTAGCCATCTCCAAGCCCCTTCTCTATACAGTCATTATGTCTAAGAAAGTTTGTGCCTTACTGATTATTGGACCATATTTTGTAGGGCTCCTAAATGGCACTCTGCACACAAGTTTAACCTTCCAGTCAACTTTCTGCAAGTCCACAATCAATCATTTCTTCTGTGACATCCCTGCAGTGCTATCACTCTCCTGTTCTGACACAAGCTTCAACATGATTGTGCTTTCGGGTCTCTCCTGTACCCTTGGTACTCTTAGCAGCTCTATTGTCATCATCTCTTACATCTACATTTTTATTGCCACCCTCAGGATCCGCTCTAGAGAGGGAAGATGCAAAGCTTTCTCTACTTGCTCTTCTCACCTCactgctgtttctgttttctttggaaCTCTTTTCTTCATCTATGTGCGACCCAGCTCTGCTCCTGCAATAAATGAAGACAAGATGGTCTCCCTGTTCTATACTGTGATGATTCCCATGTTAAACCCCTTGATCTACAGCCTAAGAAACAAGGAGGTGAAGGATGCAGCAAAGCGAGTGTTCAGGAGGAAACGTTTCTTCTGGTGTATATCTTGTTCTGCTGCAGGACAGTAA
- the LOC110078305 gene encoding olfactory receptor 5AP2-like — protein MSLSLPFCLQDPGSLTMTQWNQTTVSEFILAGFTDNPQLHISLFVVFLTIYVTTLLGNVGMIALIRLDSQLQTPMYFFLRNLSFSDICYSTVIVPQTLVNFWAEKKAISFAGCAAQFYFYAVFATVECLLLAAMAYDRYVAICNPLLYPLVMSKRVCLGLVLASYLAGCVNGAIHTHTTFRLPFCSSNVVDHFFCDVPFILKLACSNTMLNRTLLFVISSLVGLCSFLTILISYIYILVAIKKISSSDGKKKTLSTCASHLMAVTLFYTTILFIYLKPTSRSSEEQDQVAAVFYTMVIPMVNPLIYSLRNKDVKKALSRMIRRRRCSTGV, from the coding sequence AtgtccctctctctccccttttgtCTACAGGATCCAGGGTCCCTGACAATGACCCAGTGGAATCAGACCACCGTGTCAGAATTCATTCTTGCAGGATTCACAGACAATCCCCAGCTCCACATTTCCCTTTTTGTCGTGTTTCTGACCATCTATGTGACCACCCTTCTGGGAAATGTGGGGATGATTGCATTGATTCGCCTTGACTCACAACTTCAAACCCCCATGTACTTTTTCCTCCGCAACCTGTCCTTCTCGGATATCTGCTACTCCACTGTCATTGTCCCCCAAACACTGGTGAACTTCTGGGCTGAGAAGAAAGCCATTTCATTTGCCGGGTGTGCTGCCCAGTTTTATTTCTATGCTGTCTTTGCCACTGTGGAGTGCCTCCTACTTGCTGCCATGGCCTATGATCGTTATGTAGCAATCTGCAATCCGCTGCTGTATCCGCTTGTCATGTCGAAGAGAGTCTGTCTGGGGCTTGTGCTGGCTTCGTATCTGGCAGGATGTGTGAACGGTGCAATACACACCCACACCACCTTCCGCCTTCCCTTCTGTAGCTCCAATGTTGTCGACCACTTCTTCTGTGATGTACCCTTTATACTAAAGCTTGCTTGCTCCAATACCATGCTCAACCGCACCCTGCTTTTTGTGATCTCTTCCCTGGTAGGCCTCTGCTCGTTCCTCACCATCCTTATCTCTTACATTTACATCCTTGTCGCCATCAAGAAGATCAGCTCATCTGACGGAAAGAAGAAAACCTTATCCACCTGTGCCTCCCATTTGATGGCTGTCACCTTATTCTATACAACTATTCTTTTCATCTACCTGAAGCCCACTTCTAGGTCCTCTGAAGAACAAGACCAGGTTGCTGCTGTCTTCTATACTATGGTGATTCCCATGGTAAACCCTCTGATCTACAGTCTGAGGAATAAAGATGTGAAAAAGGCCCTGAGCAGGAtgataaggaggaggaggtgttCCACGGGTGTGTGA